A single window of Chromatiales bacterium DNA harbors:
- a CDS encoding TusE/DsrC/DsvC family sulfur relay protein — translation MAYEVNGKTIEADANGYLVNLEDWNEDVAKVIAEAESIGELTDKHWDIINYLRDEYINNGNNQPNERTILKAMGDKWGGRIGQKDTFALFPGMPSKQAGKVAGLPETRRKGGY, via the coding sequence ATGGCTTACGAAGTGAATGGTAAAACTATCGAAGCTGATGCAAACGGTTACCTGGTTAACCTGGAAGACTGGAACGAAGATGTGGCCAAGGTCATCGCGGAAGCTGAGAGTATCGGCGAACTGACCGACAAGCACTGGGACATCATCAACTATCTGCGCGATGAGTACATAAACAACGGCAACAATCAGCCCAACGAGCGCACCATCCTCAAGGCGATGGGTGACAAATGGGGTGGCCGTATCGGGCAGAAGGATACCTTCGCACTGTTCCCGGGCATGCCCTCCAAGCAGGCCGGTAAGGTCGCGGGGCTGCCGGAAACTCGCCGTAAAGGCGGTTATTAA
- the cas6 gene encoding type I-MYXAN CRISPR-associated protein Cas6/Cmx6, with protein MFWVEDDKQDESQLQENAVDVVFTVSGKTLPVDHAHDLHETIVDELPWMQEEEDCGIHLIHVAESGNGWERPDGDFLYLSRRTKFTIRVPKQRVSDAQQLIGKVVNVAGHELEFTKSVVRPFNALPTMFSRYVLGHASESENDFLQRCASELKELGIPVRKMMAGKTHTFELPEGERLTRTLLVADLSPEHALLLQQKGLGEGRMKGFGLFIPHKGITAVTSEDGKAQSMD; from the coding sequence ATGTTTTGGGTCGAAGACGACAAGCAGGACGAATCACAACTGCAAGAGAACGCAGTCGATGTCGTGTTTACCGTGTCGGGTAAAACCCTTCCGGTGGATCACGCCCACGATTTGCATGAGACGATTGTTGATGAGCTGCCCTGGATGCAGGAAGAAGAAGACTGCGGTATCCATCTCATACATGTGGCAGAATCCGGCAACGGTTGGGAGCGGCCGGATGGAGATTTTCTCTATCTTTCCCGGCGAACCAAGTTTACAATACGCGTCCCCAAACAGCGCGTAAGTGACGCACAGCAACTGATAGGCAAGGTAGTGAATGTCGCAGGCCACGAGCTTGAGTTTACTAAGTCCGTGGTGCGCCCTTTCAATGCTCTGCCAACCATGTTCTCGCGTTACGTGTTGGGACACGCAAGCGAAAGTGAAAATGATTTTCTTCAACGCTGTGCATCGGAGTTGAAGGAACTGGGTATACCAGTGCGCAAGATGATGGCCGGTAAGACCCACACCTTCGAATTGCCAGAAGGTGAAAGACTGACACGTACACTGTTAGTTGCAGACTTGTCGCCCGAACACGCCTTATTGTTGCAACAAAAAGGCCTGGGCGAAGGACGTATGAAAGGTTTCGGACTTTTTATTCCACACAAGGGCATCACCGCGGTGACCAGTGAGGATGGGAAAGCCCAATCTATGGATTAA
- a CDS encoding sulfur relay protein DsrC → MLYLSEVLIQEHELATFKELLDVVKQRGQSGERFFQMDVKPPFKDTPDDWEERLESAFTSR, encoded by the coding sequence ATGCTGTACTTGAGCGAAGTTCTGATACAGGAACACGAACTGGCTACCTTCAAAGAGTTGCTGGATGTTGTCAAACAACGTGGACAGTCGGGTGAGCGCTTCTTCCAGATGGATGTAAAGCCACCCTTCAAGGATACACCGGACGATTGGGAAGAACGCCTCGAAAGCGCGTTCACCTCACGCTAG